In Cydia fagiglandana chromosome 16, ilCydFagi1.1, whole genome shotgun sequence, the following are encoded in one genomic region:
- the LOC134672071 gene encoding esterase FE4-like: MRMSKWLPWARARQLTAPVRVRGGLVRGTVAKDGSHLRFLGIPYATVTPENRFQAPGPEPTWDGVYDALDGKVICPQCPVLPAGGLPGRPTGQEDCLNINVFTPVPPAEKLPVMVFIHGGGFIEGSGVPLVYGPNYLVPKGVILVTFNYRLNVPGYLNLGIKEAPGNAGMKDQVAALRWVQENISSFGGDQDNVTIFGESAGGASVSYHLLAPMSIGLFHKAITQSGSSLNPWAFQSNPEYNAHLVAKSFGFDTKDPYELFDFFNKKPIKELLMAKLPKDERTLLFSNLVYAPSVERQFENVEPFLTEEPYQLLSNGEYTKVPMIIGTTDEEGYFFIGAEKHFSSKITGKIEHSLPNNLKFPTEAEEQRIAKEIREMYMGDEAISNKKSSTLKLSKFYGDPFMTYPSLAETELILKSTDRPIYNYCFKYSGWRNMGKVFGGLHFLSQPGATHADDLFYLFHQPYLTWLAKLDKRMIDKMTTLWTNFAKHGDPTPSTSELAPQRWLPTDPADPRSFVLDREHATVPLWFKDSLKYWRDLYTKYRRL; the protein is encoded by the exons ATGCGTATGAGCAAGTGGCTGCCATGGGCCCGCGCGCGGCAGCTGAcggcgccggtgcgcgtgcgCGGTGGACTCGTGCGCGGCACCGTGGCCAAGGATGGCTCGCATCTGCGCTTCCTCGGCATACCCTATGCAACTGTCACGCCGGAGAACAGGTTTCAG GCTCCGGGGCCCGAACCAACCTGGGACGGCGTGTATGACGCTCTTGACGGCAAAGTCATCTGCCCACAGTGTCCCGTTCTCCCTGCTGGGGGTCTACCGGGGCGACCCACAGGACAAGAAGACTGCCTGAATATAAATGTATTCACTCCTGTACCTCCTGCAGAGAAGCTACCTGTCATGGTCTTTATACACGGAGGAGGTTTCATCGAAGGATCGGGAGTGCCACTAGTATATGGCCCAAATTATTTAGTTCCAAAAGGAGTGATTTTAGTAACTTTTAACTACAGATTAAACGTGCCAGGCTACCTGAATCTAGGGATAAAAGAGGCGCCAGGGAATGCTGGGATGAAAGACCAAGTCGCAGCTTTAAGATGGGTTCAGGAAAATATCAGTTCTTTTGGCGGGGACCAAGATAATGTTACGATTTTTGGTGAAAGCGCTGGCGGCGCGTCAGTATCTTACCACTTACTAGCTCCAATGTCAATAGGACTCTTCCATAAAGCCATAACACAAAGTGGATCATCCTTAAACCCTTGGGCGTTTCAAAGCAACCCAGAATATAATGCTCATTTAGTTGCAAAATCTTTTGGATTTGATACTAAAGACCCTTATGAATTATTTGATTTTTTCAATAAGAAACCTATAAAAGAACTACTTATGGCTAAACTTCCTAAAGATGAACGAACGCTGTTGTTTTCCAATCTGGTTTACGCACCTAGTGTAGAAAGGCAGTTTGAAAATGTTGAACCGTTTTTAACAGAAGAACCTTATCAGTTATTGTCAAATGGAGAATACACTAAAGTCCCTATGATTATCGGAACTACGGATGAAGAAGGATACTTCTTTATCGGCGCAGAGAAACATTTCTCATCAAAAATCACCGGGAAAATCGAGCATTCATTACCAAATAACCTCAAATTTCCAACAGAAGCAGAAGAGCAGCGAATTGCAAAAGAAATAAGAGAAATGTATATGGGTGATGAAGCTATATCAAATAAGAAATCATCTACACTGAAGCTTTCAAAGTTTTACGGAGATCCATTTATGACATATCCGTCATTAGCTGAGACAGAGCTAATACTGAAGTCAACCGACAGACCGATATACAACTACTGCTTCAAATACAGCGGTTGGAGGAACATGGGCAAGGTGTTTGGAGGCCTACACTTCCTCTCTCAGCCTGGAGCGACGCACGCAGATGACCTATTTTACTTGTTCCATCAGCCCTACCTGACCTGGTTAGCGAAGCTAGATAAAAGGATGATAGATAAAATGACGACTTTGTGGACTAATTTTGCGAAACATGG AGATCCTACTCCTTCGACTTCAGAGCTGGCGCCGCAGCGATGGCTCCCCACGGACCCTGCAGACCCTCGGAGCTTCGTCCTGGATCGGGAACACGCCACTGTTCCCTTGTGGTTCAAGGACTCACTGAAATATTGGAGAGATCTGTACACTAAGTATAGACGGTTATAA
- the LOC134672085 gene encoding LOW QUALITY PROTEIN: cholinesterase 1-like (The sequence of the model RefSeq protein was modified relative to this genomic sequence to represent the inferred CDS: deleted 1 base in 1 codon): MLSTKWLVLWSLWAARLVRQPTAPLSVSSGLLRGSVARDGSCVAYLGIPYVTLTGDSRFQAPGSEPIWDGTYEAIEDNVMCLQCQMNPFTGEIGNKSVGQEDCLKLNVYTPAFPSHSMLPVMVFIHGGGFIEGSGIPLLYGPNYLVPKGVILVTFNYRLNLPGFLNLGIKEAPGNAGMKDQVAALRWVQKNIKAFGGDPDNITICGESAGGASVSYHLLSPMSNGLFHKAITQSGSSLCPWALQANPVHNAHRIAKSLGYDTEDPHELYKILNNLPLPDLVSMKLPKDLRQTIFSELIYAPSIEKNFDGVEAFLTEEPYQLLTKENYTKVPLIIGSTNEEGYFFIGVDDAVVSKSILDFKLALPNNVEFPSEAEKKRVAREIRKMYMGDEPVSKSPSATIKLSGYYGDPFLIYPSLAETELLLQSTDKPIYNYFFKYSGWRNVGKAFAGRNFLSEPGATHADDLFYLFHQPFMSWLAWFDKEMIEKMTTLWTNFAKYGDPTPVTSELLPQRWLPSTAADPQAFVLDREHSTVPLWFKESLIVYWRDLYYKYRRK; encoded by the exons ATGTTGAGCACGAAGTGGTTAGTGTTGTGGTCGCTGTGGGCAGCGCGGCTGGTGCGACAGCCAACGGCGCCGCTGAGCGTGAGTAGTGGGCTGCTGCGCGGGAGCGTCGCGCGAGATGGCTCGTGTGTCGCCTACCTGGGGATACCGTATGTCACTCTTACAGGTGACAGTAGGTTTCAG GCACCAGGTTCAGAACCAATTTGGGATGGCACATACGAAGCTATTGAAGACAATGTAATGTGTCTTCAATGTCAAATGAATCCTTTTACAGGAGAGATTGGAAATAAATCTGTGGGTCAAGAAGACTGCCTAAAGTTAAATGTCTACACACCTGCGTTCCCTTCACACTCCATGTTGCCTGTCATGGTGTTTATACATGGCGGAGGCTTCATAGAAGGCTCAGGCATACCTTTACTCTACGGACCAAACTATTTAGTGCCTAAAGGAGTCATATTGGTTACGTTCAATTACAGGCTAAACCTACCAGGATTTCTCAATCTAGGAATAAAAGAGGCTCCTGGTAACGCTGGAATGAAAGACCAAGTGGCAGCCCTCAGGTGGGTTCAGAAGAATATTAAAGCTTTCGGAGGAGATCCAGATAATATCACAATTTGCGGCGAGAGTGCTGGCGGTGCCTCGGTGTCTTACCACTTGCTGTCTCCAATGTCCAATGGACTTTTCCACAAAGCCATCACCCAGAGCGGTTCTTCTCTATGTCCGTGGGCTTTGCAAGCGAACCCAGTTCACAATGCTCACCGAATAGCAAAAAGTTTGGGTTACGATACGGAAGACCCTCATGAGTTGTACAAGATTTTGAACAATCTGCCGTTACCTGATCTAGTTAGTATGAAGTTACCAAAAGATTTAAGACAAACAATATTTTCTGAACTCATTTACGCCCCTAGTATTGAAAAGAATTTTGATGGAGTTGAAGCTTTTCTGACAGAAGAACCATACCAATTATTAACGAAGGAGAATTATACCAAAGTACCATTAATTATAGGATCAACAAATGAAGAAGGTTATTTCTTCATAGGTGTAGATGATGCGGTAGTATCTAAATCTATCCTCGATTTTAAACTCGCATTGCCTAATAATGTTGAATTTCCATCAGAGGCAGAGAAAAAACGAGTTGCTAGAgaaattagaaaaatgtacatGGGTGATGAGCCTGTATCAAAGTCGCCCTCAGCAACTATAAAACTTTCAGGATACTACGGGGATCCATTCCTAATTTACCCGTCTTTGGCAGAGACTGAGTTATTACTTCAGTCAACTGATAAACCTATCTACAACTACTTTTTCAAGTACAGTGGCTGGAGGAACGTGGGCAAAGCCTTTGCGGGAAGAAATTTTCTGTCGGAGCCGGGAGCGACGCATGCAGATgacttgttttatttgtttcatCAGCCCTTCATGTCATGGTTGGCATGGTTTGACAAGGAAATGATAGAGAAAATGACGACTTTGTGGACTAATTTTGCAAAGTACGG CGATCCAACCCCTGTAACCTCAGAGCTCCTGCCGCAGCGCTGGCTTCCCTCGACGGCCGCAGACCCTCAGGCCTTTGTGCTGGATCGAGAGCACTCCACCGTCCCTCTGTGGTTCAAGGAGTCGCTCATA GTATACTGGAGGGACTTGTACTACAAATATAGGAGAAAATGA
- the LOC134672076 gene encoding acetylcholinesterase-like, whose amino-acid sequence MLSSKWLVLWSLWAARLARQPTAPLRVSSGLLRGSVAHDGSHVAYLSIPYATVNSRFQAPGLEPKWDGIFEAYDENVKCTQRLTSSIIIGQEDCLVLNVYTPPQSSHPQSPLPVLVFIHGGGFRDGSGSPFLYGPEYLVKHGVILVTFNYRLEILGFLCLGTKEAPGNAGLKDQVAALRWIKKNIRAFGGDPDNVTIFGESAGSASVSYHLISSMSKGLFHKAIMQSGTAMAPWSFQFEPLQVAKSYVQQFGYTTDNTSELYKTLMTKSDQQLMKTRVPRKEGDIVLSENIFVPCVETNITGVEQFLPDKPFNLISKGNYHKVPIIVGSNNAEGYMFTAKENGTTIAKLDFYKALPRDLDIKNEEEKRAIADKLKQLYMGDKAISKKTIVEFSHYEGDSGITYPVLATIDLLLKTSTEPIFTYRLDYDGWLNVAKFFCGWGKAPGATHADELFYMFKPLFPTAFLMEQDIVDVISRMWTNFAKFGNPTPAPSSLPKWPPSTRTDARLLVIDKHFHYRPLWEEKAMTFWNQTYNKFRRK is encoded by the exons ATGTTGAGCTCGAAGTGGCTAGTGCTGTGGTCGCTGTGGGCGGCGCGGCTGGCGCGGCAGCCGACGGCGCCGCTGCGCGTGAGCAGCGGGCTACTGCGCGGGAGCGTCGCGCATGACGGCTCGCACGTCGCATACTTGAGCATACCATATGCGACTGTCAATAGTCGGTTTCAG GCACCCGGGCTAGAACCAAAATGGGACGGCATCTTCGAAGCCTACGACGAGAACGTCAAATGCACCCAACGTCTCACCAGCTCCATCATAATTGGCCAGGAAGACTGCCTCGTCCTGAACGTCTACACTCCTCCCCAATCTTCCCATCCTCAGTCACCCCTTCCAGTGCTCGTGTTCATCCATGGCGGAGGCTTTAGAGATGGCTCTGGATCTCCCTTCCTCTACGGCCCAGAGTACTTAGTCAAGCATGGAGTTATACTCGTCACATTCAACTATAGATTAGAAATCCTAGGCTTCCTATGTTTAGGCACTAAGGAAGCCCCAGGCAATGCTGGCTTGAAAGACCAAGTTGCGGCTTTAAGATGGATCAAAAAGAATATTAGAGCGTTTGGTGGAGATCCTGATAATGTTACTATTTTTGGAGAAAGCGCTGGGTCAGCTTCCGTTTCCTACCATCTGATATCATCTATGTCGAAAGGACTGTTCCATAAAGCCATCATGCAAAGCGGAACAGCAATGGCTCCGTGGAGTTTTCAGTTTGAGCCTTTACAAGTCGCTAAATCATACGTTCAACAGTTTGGCTATACTACAGACAATACAAGCGAATTATACAAAACATTGATGACAAAATCCGATCAGCAGTTGATGAAAACTCGAGTGCCAAGAAAAGAGGGCGACATAGTCCTATCAGAAAACATTTTCGTGCCTTGTGTCGAGACAAACATAACAGGCGTTGAGCAATTCTTGCCAGATAAACCCTTTAATCTTATATCTAAGGGGAATTATCATAAAGTGCCAATTATAGTAGGTTCTAACAATGCAGAAGGGTATATGTTTACTGCTAAAGAGAATGGCACAACAATAGCTAAATTAGATTTTTACAAAGCCTTGCCACGAGATCTGGACATTAAAAACGAAGAAGAGAAAAGAGCTATAGCTGATAAGTTAAAGCAATTATACATGGGTGATAAAGCAATCTCAAAGAAGACTATTGTGGAGTTCTCTCATTATGAAGGTGATTCTGGGATTACGTATCCAGTCTTAGCCACAATAGACCTGCTTCTCAAGACAAGTACGGAGCCAATATTCACATATAGATTAGACTACGATGGTTGGCTGAACGTGGCCAAGTTTTTCTGCGGATGGGGGAAAGCCCCTGGGGCTACACACGCTGATGAACTCTTTTATATGTTTAAGCCACTTTTCCCTACTGCTTTTTTGATGGAACAAGACATAGTGGATGTTATTAGTAGAATGTGGACAAATTTTGCAAAATTTGG AAACCCGACTCCAGCGCCCTCGTCTCTCCCAAAATGGCCGCCAAGCACCCGGACAGACGCCCGCCTTCTAGTCATAGACAAGCACTTCCACTACCGCCCTCTATGGGAGGAAAAGGCGATGACGTTCTGGAACCAAACGTACAACAAGTTTAGGAGAAAATAA